CTCCAGGTTTTCGTGGCCGTCGTCTAGCCGTGCCAACATACATGACACATCGGCTATGCTACCTCTAACGCACTGAAGACATCGAGACACATCATTTGAATTCGACTCTACGCATTCCTTCGTTCTTCCAATATCCGAGGAGAAGTtgataaccttttcagtgattgcAGAAAAGTTATTGTGAGTATCTTGCAGCAGTTTTTCTAGTAGAATGCCTGTCTTCGTAACCTCACTGTAAGCTTTTGCCTGTTCCTCGTTGCGGTAATGAAACTGTCTGGCGACATTGCTCAGCTCAGCAGCTGCACAATCTTGTTTCTCGAGAATTTTCGACAAGTTCATCTTCGAATCTCCCAACGACGTTTCCAGTGTCCTGTTCACAGCCTCGTCGGAGATTCTCCATTGCTGTCGCACTTGCTCATGGAACTCCCTTCCAACGTGGCTCAGTGTAGTGTCTAAGTGTTCCTGTTTCTCGAGAATTCTCTTCAGCTGCTGTTCCATTGAAGTCATCTTCTCTCCGTTTTTTCTTACTGAGGCCAACATCTCCTTCTGGAACTCGACAAGATCACCATGGAAATAATCCTCACCAGGCAAAGAGCTCCTACGTTGGCCGCGTTTCGTGTAATGGTTGACAATCTGCCGAGGAAGCACCTTGGCATTGCAAAGCTTGCACGTGACAGCTTGGAAATTGCACTCTTTCAGGAAATTATGCTTCATCTCTTCTACCGTTCCAACGAAAGTACACCCATTCTTGCAATTCATGCAAAATATCATTGCGTTTCAACGTAACGTCTTTCAACCTTTAACATTTGTACACAACTTTCGTCGAAGCATTCTTTGTCCAGAGGACATCTTCGACCACGCTTGAGTAGACCGTCGTAGCAGATTTCGCGTAATGCATGGGAACATCGTACAACGTACGTCTCACCCGGAACAACGTTGCATAAACTGCAAGACTGAGTCGGAGGCAGGTCTACAAATTCCACGGATCGCCAATCCAGCGTTTCACACACTCCAATGATGTATTTTTCGGACGCCATCTTCTGGCACTTCAGCCGGTTTTATCTCCTTCACTGAGCTAGTCGTTGACAAATACTGACCCAGCAGATACCGTTGCCATTGGATTGAGTCATTCTCATCTCTCTGTCCAGCTCTGATAACTCTTCACGCTGTCGCCTTGTACACGTTTCAATGGAGATGACTGCAAACACTTCGCAGCAATGAATCCTTAAGCACTGCGTATCTGACGCAAAGCTTGAAGTCCAGTGATCAATAGCATAGAGTTTCTCTTAGATAACGTCGCTGTCGGGTCGGTTGGCCGGGTTGGGTTGGGTTTCTATCTCTCGGCGTGATAGCCTGTAACAGTAGTCATTGTAGATGTAACTTTGTATTTGTTGATGTGTCTCCAGAGCAAAACGCATTTCCTATGAAAAGCATGTaactggagtagatttacacgaaAGTCTATTTGTGCCTATTGCCATTTTTTTAAAATGTGATAGCATTCTTGGGATACCCCCTCGGAAATTCCTGTTGTACACTGTGGAACACTTTATTCACAATGGCGTGAAATGTAAGTAAGCATGGATGTGACTTGACGAGATTGATCTCCCATATACCTGTGCAGCAGCGGAAGGGAACTGGTGATCACGTTAATATAATCGCTTTGTAAGTCACAGTAGCAATtaacagtaataataataacaatgaaatactcaagaacacAAAAAATAGAAGGAAGTTAACGTCTATATTGTGCAAACGCTTGGAGGGGAATATAGGGTCCTGTTGCCGGTACTCCAGAGGGAACACTTGaaacagaaaaggaaggaagagagagaaagacaggGGGGgtcgatgaaaaaaaaaaaaaacggcaatgAGCATATATAATCACTTTATAGAGTGACTAGCATAGCACATACGTGTATATTGGCAGCAGTCGCGGTTTGTAGCTCTCGCGGTGTTCGGCTGTCGCGTTTTTTGCCTGTTGCTGTTTTCTCCAACTCGCGCTCTTTGGTGTCGTGATGTTTCTTTGTCGCAGATATTGCCTATCGTGATTTTTGTTTTCCGCTGTTTTTGACTCGCGATTTCAACCCTGAACGAAGACAGACGAAGAACCTCTCTTTCGCAGGTACATCAGTCGCCAGACCATAAATAATCAACACACAACCAATTTGTTCATTCAATTCTTTTCTGCGTTATTCAGCACCCAGACAGAGTGTTTCAGTAACAATGTCAAGAGGATAAAAGAAGGAAAGCGCGTCACAGAAAATGTGTGATCAACGATATTTGTCTGTAGCGAGGGAAACATGCCGAGTCAAAATGTTCTTTTTCACTTTCATCCGGCCTGACTTCACCACACCCACAGCTACCGCTAAACTTCGCGTTACAtgagtcgtaaccgtcctgcAATTTTTTTGTCACACATAGAAACGCGCATGTAGGGTTGACCACACCGTATTACAAAGTACATACAAATATTTTCCGCTTCGAAGGTTATAGATTGATGACACGGAAAGAGACGTGCAAGCTGTCATTCGCCTTCAAATTATATCAAGCAGCGAAGCAAGGGGGACTCACTATCTTCTCAATGATTcagatgatgatgaaggaagcaATATAGCAAACAAAACAACAGGTATCTGAAACAACAGTGAGAGAAAACATCAAGAGGACAGGTCATCGTTTTCGGGCTACGACGTACTACGCacttttctctttgtgtgtttcAGAACTCTTTTGAAGTGACCATTCTCCATTCCTCACACCCTTGTATTGTTTCATCCAACGGTCAAGATGAAGaagaattataatgcaggaaaaaagccattacagaaacaagtaagtcgcactggacgtgtttgaaattaaaaattacagattaagatggcttatatggctgcacgcagagaaacacactcacggaacgatgcgacagcgccagaggacacgtgtttcgccgtgtttgcggctcgtcagctttgGGTAGCTGAGCATCGtttggaattggcaaaccaggggtcggtcagcgagcgatata
This genomic stretch from Ornithodoros turicata isolate Travis chromosome 9, ASM3712646v1, whole genome shotgun sequence harbors:
- the LOC135369108 gene encoding TNF receptor-associated factor 2-like; this encodes MKHNFLKECNFQAVTCKLCNAKVLPRQIVNHYTKRGQRRSSLPGEDYFHGDLVEFQKEMLASVRKNGEKMTSMEQQLKRILEKQEHLDTTLSHVGREFHEQVRQQWRISDEAVNRTLETSLGDSKMNLSKILEKQDCAAAELSNVARQFHYRNEEQAKAYSEVTKTGILLEKLLQDTHNNFSAITEKVINFSSDIGRTKECVESNSNDVSRCLQCVRGSIADVSCMLARLDDGHENLENIKRDLHVLLQHSEEAMKFINMDTEAKEMKPMARVVLDVNQKMKSMEEATSSLHLVWLSEANEVSRQIHGFSEFRKEGEGKIAFRRSDVFVFCGYPVGLRVEIYKRDGVLYLSLYFTICRSWRNSLLKWLFSIPYTLILFHPTDKMNIEYSVTDFNASHKDECNVFFRPTTSFNLGWGARKFCKVKDMEGGGFITDDSFCVGVIVCQTR